The genomic segment TGCCATTATTCCAATTAAAACATTGGCGCTTCAAAGTCCGCAGGAAGCAGTAAAAGTTATTGGAGACAGTCTGCACTCATGCGATTTGCTGAGAGAAAAAATTAAAAATACTCTAAATCAGGATGCACCGGTTGCTATTTCAAAAGGAAATGCAATTGCAGCGGGTGTTAATGAAGAATTGGATGAATTAAGATCGATTTCAACTTCCGGAAAAGAATTTTTGGAAGGTATTGAAAGAAGAGAATCGGAGCGTACCGGAATTTCTTCTCTGAAAATATCATTCAATAATGTTTTTGGATATTATATTGAAGTTAGAAATACGCATAAAGATAAAGTTCCGGAAGAATGGATTCGTAAACAGACTTTAGTGAATGCCGAACGTTATATTACGGAAGAGCTAAAAGAATACGAAACCAAAATTTTAGGAGCTGAAGAGAAAATTTACAAAATCGAATCGGAGCTTTTTGAGCAGTTAGTTGCCTGGATTGCAACTTATATAAAACCGGTGCAGATGAATGCGTATTTAATTGCGCAATTAGATTGTTTGTGTTCTTTTACTCAAATGGCTATAGAGAATCAATATGTTTGTCCTGAAATCGATGATACATTTGAACTCGATATTAAAAACGGAAGGCACCCGGTAATCGAAAAGCAATTGCCGGTAGGAACGCCATATATTGCTAATGACGTTTTTCTGGATAGAGAAACGCAGCAGATTATCATGATTACCGGACCCAACATGTCGGGTAAATCGGCTATTTTAAGGCAGACGGCCCTGATTGTGCTTTTGGCTCAAATGGGAAGTTTTGTTCCTGCTGATAGTGTTAGAATGGGAGTAGTTGATAAAATTTTTACCAGAGTAGGAGCTTCTGATAATATTTCGATGGGAGAATCTACTTTTATGGTTGAAATGAACGAAACGGCTTCGATCTTGAATAATATTTCAGATCGTAGTTTGGTGCTGCTGGATGAAATTGGAAGAGGAACCAGTACGTATGACGGAATTTCGATTGCATGGGCAATTGCCGAATTTTTACACGAACATCCGTCGAAACCAAAAACATTGTTTGCGACCCATTATCATGAGTTGAATGAAATGACAGAATCTTTAAATAGAATTCAAAACTTTAATGTTGCAGTAAAAGAATTAAAGGATACTGTTCTGTTCGTTAGAAAGCTTGTAAAAGGAGGAAGCGAACATAGTTTTGGAATTCACGTTGCGAAAATGGCGGGAATGCCGCAGCTGGTGATTTCGAAAGCGCAGAAACTATTAAAGAAATTGGAGAAAAATCATTCCAGCGATGCATTAAACGGAATAAAATCTGCTAATGATGAAATGCAGATGAGTTTCTTTAATCTTGATGATCCTTTACTGGAAGAGATTAAAGAAGAGATTTTAGGTCTTGATATTAACGCTATTACTCCGGTTGAAGCGCTAATGAAGCTTAATGAAATTAAGAGGATGCTGACCAAGAAATAAAATTTAAAAATTTTTCAAGTTTAAACTTTAGGTTATCAGAATGTTATAAAATAACTGGATTTTTTTTTAGAAAAAGGCTTGTTTAATTGAATAAATGTCCTAAATTTGCACTCGCAATACGAAACAAATCAGGTGTTGCGGTTCTTAAACAGAATTTGAAAATGCGAAAATAGCTCAGTTGGTAGAGCGCGACCTTGCCAAGGTCGAGGTCGCGAGTTCGAGCCCCGTTTTTCGCTCAAAACCATACAATGCTCGGATGGTGAAATTGGTAGACACGCTGGACTTAAAATCCAGTGAACAGCAATGTTCGTGCGGGTTCAAGTCCCGCTCTGAGTACTAAAGCCTCTTCTTTTGAAGAGGCTTTTTTTGTTTGTAAATTCTTTAAAAGGTACTAAGGTGCTGAGATTCTAAGGGTCTGAGGTTTTGTTCTGGAGCAATTAATGATTAGTAATCGATAATTAATGATCTAAAATCAACAATCTAAAATCTAAAATTTAAAACCAACAATCTAAAATCCAAAATCTAAAATCAACAATCAAAATATGGGTGCTTTTGTAATTAGCAGGCGATTTAATGATGAATATAAGTTTGTGTTTACTTCCAGAAAAGGGAAAGTGATTTTTACAAGTTTAAGTTATGAATTGAGGTTTGAGTGTGAAGAGGATATTGAAAAATTCAAGAAGACAATTGAACTTGCTAAATTTTTAAAATTTAAAGGCTCTGGAGGAAAGTATTTTTTTAAATTGATGCTGGGTGATCTTCATTTCGCAACAAGTCGAAAATACACAACAGAATTGCTTTTGCAAAAAGGGATAAAGGAAATAGTTACTTATGCTTCAAAAGCGGAAATTCTGGATTTCTCATCAAATGAATTGATTTTTGAAGATGAGGAGGTTTCTGTTGAAGAAGAGGTTGAAGATTAAAAAAAAAAACTCCAATATTTTTAAATTCCAAATTCCAATAATGCGTTATGTGTTGTTGGATTTTTTTTAAACTTCTATTAGGCTTTGCAGGGAAGTTGGATTTGTTGGAATTTGGAATTTGAAAATATTGGAATTTCCTAAATTTTAAGCATAAAAAAAACCATCGATCTCGATGGTTTTAAAATCTTTAGAATTTAGGTTCTAATTATTTTTTTACTTCTTTAGCAGCTTCTTCTACTTTAGTAGCAGCAGAGTCAACTTTTGCAGCAGCAGAGTCAACAGTTGTAGCAGCAGAATCAACTACAGCAGCAGCAGAATCAACAGCAACAGCAGTAGAATCTACAGTTTCAGTAGCTGCAGCGTCAGCTTTTTTACAAGATACAACAGTTAAAACAGCAACAACAGCTAAACTTAAAAATACTTTTTTCATCTTACTTTATTATAAAAGGTTAATTATTAATTCGTGGCAAAGATATAAATTTTTTAATACGTAAAATATTTTTTCACTTTTTTTTTAAAATATTTTCCTTGCTCACGTTTATCTTATTTATCAAAGAATATGCCAAAATTATAAAATTATCTTAAATTATCTAATGTTTTGTATAAATAATTTTTTGTTGCATATTCTGCGTATGAATTGGCTGTTTTGTTTATCTCATTGCAGTTTATTTTGCTTTTTAAGGATTATATCAAAGATGAAATCGAGTAAAAAAAACAAACAATTATCAGTTGAGACAATATTTACGACTCAAAATAATGATTTAGCCCAATATGGGTTACGAAACAACTTTTAAAATTGTATTTGTAGCTCCTTTGTTATTTTGAATAAAAGATCTGCAGATAGCGCTCTTTTCTGTTAAAAAGTTTTCGTCATTTAGTAAACGATCCAGAATTTCTTTTAATTCAGAATTAGTGGCAATTGAAATACAGCCTCCGAGTTCAACAAGAGAAACCGCTTCGGAAAATTTGGAGTAATTAGGGCCTATCACAATTGGAATTCCGAATGTTGCAGGTTCCAGAATATTGTGAATTCCGGGATTTCCAAAACCTCCTCCAACATAAGCAACCGTTCCGTAACTATAAATTTTGGTCAAAAGCCCAATTGTGTCAATTATAAAAACATTATAATGAGATAGATCTTTATTTTCTTTTTCAGAAAATAGAATAGTTGGTTTTGCGATCTGCGATTTTAAACTGGCTATTTGGTCTGCTTTTATATTATGCGGAGCAATTATAAACTTCACATTCTCTGGAGCCTGATTTATGTATTCAGCAATTAAAATTTCGTCTTTTGGCCACGAGCTTCCAATAACAATGGCTTGCTTGCCATCTTTAAAATTTTCAATATAATCAAGTGTATTATCTCTTTCTAAAATAGCTGCAACTCTGTCAAAACGAGTATCTCCGGATACAATTACGTTTTTAAATCCGATAGCTTCGATTTTTTGTTTCGAACTTTCGTTTTGAACAAAAAAATAAGTAAAAGCTTTTAATGCTTTTCTATAAAAACCTCCGTACCATTTAAAAAACATCTGGCTGTCTCTAAAAATTCCTGAAATTAAATAAGTAGGAGTTTTGCTTTTTTCAAGTTCTTTTAAATAGTTAAGCCAAAACTCATATTTAATAAAAAAAGCAAATTCAGGATGAGCTAATTTTAAAAACTTTTTTGCATTGTTTTTGGTGTCTAAAGGCAGATAAATGGTAACATCGGCAACTGTGTTGTTTTTGCGGATTTCATATCCCGAAGGAGAAAAAAAAGTTACAATGATTTTATGTGAAGGATATTTTTCTTTAATTTTTTCAATTACCGGAAGTCCTTGCTCATATTCGCCCAGAGATGCAGAATGAAACCAAATTGTTTTGTCTCCCGGTTTTATTTTTTCTTCTAAAGTTGAAAAAACATTTTTTCGGCCTTCAACAAAAAGCTTAATTTTCGGACTAAATAGCGCTATGATTCTTAAGAAAAATCCTGCGATGTGTATAGTTAAATTGTATAAAAAAAGCATGTAATAATTTTTGCAGCTAAATTACATTTCTTTGGACTATTTTCATTGGTTTGAAGCTATTAATAACTATTTTTGTTCCTCCTTTTAGAGATTTCTGTTGAAAACAGCGTCTTTAGTTTAAACATTATCAAAAAATGAAAAAAATACAAATGGTTGACTTAAAAAGTCAATATGAAAAAATAAAAAGTACTGTTGATGCTTCGATTCAGGAA from the Flavobacterium sp. genome contains:
- a CDS encoding glycosyltransferase N-terminal domain-containing protein, with product MLFLYNLTIHIAGFFLRIIALFSPKIKLFVEGRKNVFSTLEEKIKPGDKTIWFHSASLGEYEQGLPVIEKIKEKYPSHKIIVTFFSPSGYEIRKNNTVADVTIYLPLDTKNNAKKFLKLAHPEFAFFIKYEFWLNYLKELEKSKTPTYLISGIFRDSQMFFKWYGGFYRKALKAFTYFFVQNESSKQKIEAIGFKNVIVSGDTRFDRVAAILERDNTLDYIENFKDGKQAIVIGSSWPKDEILIAEYINQAPENVKFIIAPHNIKADQIASLKSQIAKPTILFSEKENKDLSHYNVFIIDTIGLLTKIYSYGTVAYVGGGFGNPGIHNILEPATFGIPIVIGPNYSKFSEAVSLVELGGCISIATNSELKEILDRLLNDENFLTEKSAICRSFIQNNKGATNTILKVVS
- a CDS encoding DUF1508 domain-containing protein — its product is MGAFVISRRFNDEYKFVFTSRKGKVIFTSLSYELRFECEEDIEKFKKTIELAKFLKFKGSGGKYFFKLMLGDLHFATSRKYTTELLLQKGIKEIVTYASKAEILDFSSNELIFEDEEVSVEEEVED
- the mutS gene encoding DNA mismatch repair protein MutS — encoded protein: MAAKEKVVKETPLMKQYNEIKAKYPDACLLFRVGDFYETFGEDAIRASKILGITLTKRGAGSDTETALAGFPHHSVNTYLPKLVKAGLRVAICDQLEDPKMTKTIVKRGVTELVTPGVSLNDEVLQSKTNNFLASVYFANKNIGISFLDVSTGEFLTAQGNAEYIDKLLQNFNPSEVLVPKTCKTDFKNAFGEDFHSFFLEDWIYKEDYALETLTKHFQTNSLKGFGVEELKEGIISAGAILYYLSETQHNKVQHITAIQRIAEDAYVWMDRFTIRNLELYHSYNPNAVTLLDVIDKTLSPMGGRLLKRWLALPLKDSNKIKGRHDVVSYLKSNQEVLQNIQYQIKQVSDLERLISKIAAGKVSPREVVYLKESLDAIIPIKTLALQSPQEAVKVIGDSLHSCDLLREKIKNTLNQDAPVAISKGNAIAAGVNEELDELRSISTSGKEFLEGIERRESERTGISSLKISFNNVFGYYIEVRNTHKDKVPEEWIRKQTLVNAERYITEELKEYETKILGAEEKIYKIESELFEQLVAWIATYIKPVQMNAYLIAQLDCLCSFTQMAIENQYVCPEIDDTFELDIKNGRHPVIEKQLPVGTPYIANDVFLDRETQQIIMITGPNMSGKSAILRQTALIVLLAQMGSFVPADSVRMGVVDKIFTRVGASDNISMGESTFMVEMNETASILNNISDRSLVLLDEIGRGTSTYDGISIAWAIAEFLHEHPSKPKTLFATHYHELNEMTESLNRIQNFNVAVKELKDTVLFVRKLVKGGSEHSFGIHVAKMAGMPQLVISKAQKLLKKLEKNHSSDALNGIKSANDEMQMSFFNLDDPLLEEIKEEILGLDINAITPVEALMKLNEIKRMLTKK